A stretch of the Marivirga tractuosa DSM 4126 genome encodes the following:
- a CDS encoding RluA family pseudouridine synthase, which produces MKTKSGPSNQNLNSYVIQEDTELLKHLTTTYPNKKKALLKQVMGGGQIRINGDVITQFNHPLKKGDEIQINWAKPSKKVKLQKLNIIYEDQHLIAIEKEAGLLSVASLKEKTKNAVQILKEHMEAIDPRNKVYIIHRLEREASGVLLFAKSKEVQEQLQNHWEDYIIDRKYVAVVEGKIKESSHTLRNYLRSNKHNQVFIVNTAENATEAITHFKLLKQSNAYSMLEFKLETGFKNQIRVQMAHFGFPVTGDKKYTAKKNPLARVALHANLIELKHPISGEHLKFELVPPSNFRNLVAKG; this is translated from the coding sequence ATGAAAACAAAATCAGGCCCATCCAATCAAAATCTCAATAGCTATGTAATTCAAGAAGACACTGAATTATTAAAGCATTTAACCACTACTTATCCCAATAAAAAAAAGGCTTTATTGAAGCAAGTAATGGGCGGTGGTCAAATAAGAATCAATGGGGATGTCATTACGCAGTTTAATCATCCACTAAAAAAAGGAGATGAAATTCAAATCAATTGGGCTAAACCATCCAAAAAGGTAAAACTGCAGAAACTCAATATAATCTATGAAGACCAACACTTAATTGCGATTGAAAAAGAAGCTGGATTACTTTCAGTCGCATCTTTAAAAGAGAAAACAAAAAATGCTGTCCAGATTTTAAAGGAACACATGGAGGCTATTGATCCACGAAATAAGGTGTATATCATCCATAGATTAGAAAGAGAGGCTTCGGGAGTATTGTTGTTTGCCAAAAGCAAAGAAGTTCAAGAACAATTACAGAACCATTGGGAGGACTATATTATAGACAGAAAATATGTAGCTGTAGTAGAAGGAAAAATCAAAGAATCCTCTCATACTTTAAGAAATTATTTAAGGAGCAATAAACACAATCAGGTATTCATAGTAAATACAGCTGAAAATGCAACTGAAGCTATTACTCACTTTAAATTATTGAAACAGAGTAATGCTTACTCAATGCTGGAATTTAAACTGGAAACGGGATTCAAGAATCAAATCAGAGTTCAAATGGCTCATTTTGGTTTTCCGGTAACGGGTGACAAAAAATATACTGCCAAGAAAAACCCCTTAGCCAGAGTAGCTTTACATGCTAATTTAATTGAACTTAAACACCCAATCAGTGGCGAACATTTAAAGTTTGAGTTAGTTCCTCCTTCTAACTTTAGAAATTTAGTAGCAAAAGGTTAA
- a CDS encoding D-glycero-alpha-D-manno-heptose-1,7-bisphosphate 7-phosphatase, which produces MRIHKCIFLDRDGVLNRERGEYTFKIEDFEIITGVDEALKILKNSGYLLIVITNQAGIAKDIYKEDAVLNCHAYLQAETGDLIDDLFYCPHHPVTTQSLLRKPDSLMLEKAIAKWDIDIEKSYMVGDSLRDIQASEKVGVKGILVGDKEKDKNLTAPKAKSLLDAVNKFIVN; this is translated from the coding sequence ATGAGAATACATAAATGTATTTTTTTAGACAGAGACGGAGTTTTAAATCGGGAAAGAGGTGAGTATACATTTAAGATTGAGGATTTTGAAATTATTACTGGAGTAGATGAAGCTTTAAAAATCCTTAAGAACTCAGGCTATTTGTTAATTGTGATCACGAATCAGGCTGGCATAGCAAAAGACATCTACAAAGAGGATGCGGTTTTAAATTGTCACGCCTATTTGCAGGCTGAAACAGGAGATTTAATAGATGATTTGTTTTATTGTCCTCATCATCCAGTTACAACTCAATCATTGCTTAGAAAGCCTGATAGCCTTATGTTAGAGAAAGCTATTGCCAAATGGGACATTGATATCGAAAAATCTTATATGGTAGGAGATTCCTTGCGAGATATTCAAGCATCGGAGAAAGTTGGAGTGAAGGGGATTTTGGTGGGTGATAAAGAAAAAGATAAAAATTTGACCGCACCAAAAGCTAAAAGTCTATTGGATGCAGTCAATAAATTTATAGTGAATTAG
- a CDS encoding alpha/beta hydrolase: protein MRNTVSFSHKAVFYQSSQISEQTDEIWFVLHGYGQLPQYFIRKFKGIENDRRVIVAPGGLSRFYLDGFSGRVGSTWMTKEERLIDIENYIGYLDQVAENVLSKASKDVRITLLGFSQGSATVCRWAEKLSFPFEKLILHSGAFPPDIDFSGLSNKLKNNKVYMLRGTEDEFINEERKKEQKSLIEKLNIEVKEIEFEGKHDIHIESLKEIIKQ, encoded by the coding sequence ATGCGCAATACAGTTTCTTTTTCCCATAAAGCAGTCTTTTATCAATCTTCCCAAATAAGCGAGCAAACCGATGAGATTTGGTTTGTATTGCATGGTTATGGACAGCTACCGCAATATTTTATTCGAAAATTCAAAGGAATTGAAAATGATAGAAGGGTAATTGTTGCACCTGGTGGTTTGTCGAGATTTTATTTAGACGGCTTTTCAGGTAGAGTAGGAAGTACTTGGATGACTAAAGAGGAGAGGTTAATTGATATAGAAAATTATATAGGATACCTAGATCAAGTGGCTGAGAATGTTTTAAGTAAGGCCTCAAAAGATGTTAGAATAACACTTTTAGGTTTTTCTCAAGGTTCAGCTACCGTATGCAGATGGGCTGAAAAACTATCTTTTCCCTTTGAAAAATTGATACTGCACTCAGGTGCATTTCCTCCTGATATAGATTTTTCAGGTTTGAGCAATAAACTTAAAAACAACAAAGTGTATATGCTGAGGGGAACAGAAGACGAATTTATTAATGAAGAGCGAAAAAAAGAACAGAAATCTTTAATTGAAAAGCTTAATATTGAAGTTAAAGAAATTGAGTTTGAAGGAAAACATGATATTCATATTGAATCCTTAAAAGAGATTATTAAACAGTAG
- a CDS encoding polyprenol monophosphomannose synthase, producing the protein MKDNLVIIPTYNECENIEDIIRAVFLLSTRFEILIIDDNSPDGTAEIVKALQEEYEGQLHIIKRSGKLGLGTAYIEGFRYALKNNYQYIFEMDADFSHNPLDLLELLKSCEKEEVQLSIGSRYKTGVNVVNWPMGRVLMSYMASKYVRFITGLPVYDATAGFICYHRSVLETIELDKIKFIGYAFQIEMKFTAWKHGFGIEEVPIIFTDRSKGTSKMSKKIFKEAIFGVIQMKVNSWFKKYKQIGTSISTQKATV; encoded by the coding sequence ATGAAGGATAATTTAGTCATCATACCAACTTATAATGAGTGCGAAAATATAGAAGACATCATTCGTGCTGTATTTCTACTGTCTACACGATTTGAAATCCTCATCATTGATGATAATTCTCCAGATGGTACTGCAGAAATAGTAAAGGCATTACAAGAGGAATATGAAGGACAATTACATATCATAAAAAGATCAGGAAAATTAGGTTTAGGAACTGCTTACATTGAGGGATTTAGATATGCCTTAAAGAATAACTACCAATACATATTCGAAATGGATGCAGATTTCTCTCATAATCCGTTGGATTTATTGGAGTTATTGAAATCGTGTGAAAAAGAAGAGGTACAATTATCGATTGGCTCACGTTATAAAACTGGTGTGAATGTTGTGAATTGGCCAATGGGTAGGGTTCTAATGTCATATATGGCCAGCAAATATGTACGATTTATTACAGGATTACCAGTATATGATGCTACAGCTGGCTTTATATGCTATCATCGTTCTGTTTTGGAAACAATAGAACTTGACAAGATTAAATTTATTGGTTACGCTTTCCAAATCGAGATGAAATTCACAGCATGGAAGCACGGATTTGGTATTGAGGAAGTGCCTATAATTTTTACAGACCGAAGTAAAGGCACGTCAAAAATGTCAAAAAAGATATTTAAAGAAGCAATATTCGGTGTTATCCAAATGAAAGTAAATAGCTGGTTTAAAAAATATAAGCAGATCGGTACATCTATCTCAACCCAAAAAGCTACTGTTTAA
- the purB gene encoding adenylosuccinate lyase has translation MDLTTLSAIGPIDGRYRNKTQPLAPYFSEWALIKYRVHVEVEYFIALCGLPLPQLKEFDHALFPKMRKLASNFNEEDALVIKKIEKTTNHDVKAVEYFLKQKFDDLGIGAQKEFIHFGLTSQDINNTATPLLLKDATEKVYLPFLNELKSILANYANDWKNVPMLAKTHGQPASPTRLGKEIAVFEVRLAEQLKLEKDIPFAAKFGGATGNFNAHHVAYPEIDWRAFGNNFCEKYLGLKRSEPTTQIEHYDHLAARFDSFKRLNTILMDLSKDVWQYISMNYFKQKIAKDEVGSSAMPHKVNPIDFENAEGNLGIANAILEHLSAKLPISRLQRDLTDSTVLRNIGVPLAHGLIAFESLKKGLGKLELNPAAIEHDLTENWAVVAEAIQTVLRREAFPAPYEALKALTRKNEKITQNTISEFIDSLEVSDSIKNELKDITPFNYTGI, from the coding sequence ATGGATTTAACTACTTTAAGTGCTATCGGTCCTATTGACGGACGTTACAGAAATAAAACCCAACCCCTTGCTCCCTATTTTTCGGAATGGGCATTAATTAAATACAGGGTGCATGTTGAAGTAGAATATTTCATTGCACTTTGCGGATTGCCACTTCCCCAGCTAAAAGAATTTGATCATGCTCTTTTTCCTAAAATGAGAAAATTAGCTTCAAATTTTAATGAGGAAGATGCGCTGGTAATCAAGAAAATTGAAAAAACAACCAATCATGATGTTAAGGCGGTAGAGTATTTTCTTAAGCAAAAATTTGATGATTTAGGAATAGGTGCCCAAAAAGAATTCATTCATTTTGGTTTGACTTCTCAAGATATTAATAATACAGCTACTCCCCTATTGTTGAAAGATGCTACCGAAAAGGTCTATTTACCTTTTTTAAACGAACTAAAAAGTATTCTTGCCAACTATGCTAATGATTGGAAAAATGTACCTATGCTGGCAAAAACACATGGGCAACCTGCTTCCCCAACCAGATTAGGTAAAGAAATAGCTGTCTTTGAAGTAAGGTTAGCAGAACAGTTGAAACTGGAAAAAGACATTCCTTTCGCAGCCAAATTTGGTGGAGCTACGGGTAATTTTAATGCACATCATGTAGCCTATCCTGAAATTGACTGGAGAGCTTTTGGTAATAACTTCTGTGAAAAATACTTAGGCCTAAAGCGTTCTGAGCCGACTACCCAAATAGAGCATTACGACCATTTAGCTGCTCGTTTTGATTCATTTAAGCGATTGAATACAATCTTGATGGATTTAAGCAAAGATGTTTGGCAATACATCAGCATGAATTATTTCAAGCAGAAAATTGCTAAGGATGAAGTTGGATCTTCTGCGATGCCCCATAAAGTAAACCCTATTGATTTTGAAAATGCAGAAGGTAATTTAGGAATTGCTAACGCTATACTTGAACATTTGTCAGCAAAACTACCGATTTCTAGATTGCAAAGAGATTTAACTGATTCAACAGTTTTAAGAAATATTGGGGTTCCGCTTGCACATGGTTTAATTGCATTTGAATCTTTGAAAAAGGGCTTGGGTAAACTAGAATTAAATCCTGCTGCTATTGAGCATGATTTAACTGAGAATTGGGCTGTTGTAGCTGAAGCTATACAAACTGTTCTAAGAAGAGAGGCTTTTCCTGCGCCTTATGAAGCTTTAAAAGCCTTAACTCGTAAGAATGAAAAAATCACTCAGAACACAATTTCAGAATTTATTGACAGTTTGGAGGTTTCAGATTCTATAAAAAATGAATTAAAAGATATTACTCCTTTTAATTATACTGGAATCTAA
- a CDS encoding DUF3127 domain-containing protein encodes MELKGKVIDILPEEKGQGRNGEWRKQSYIFETQEQYPKKVCAEVWGDKIDGFNIKKGEELTAKINIDSREFNGKWYTNVKIWAVDRASDGNVGGVPNAQNENMPPQSSGSASSGPQETPPPSEDDELPF; translated from the coding sequence ATGGAATTAAAAGGAAAAGTTATTGATATTCTACCAGAAGAAAAAGGACAAGGTAGAAATGGAGAGTGGAGAAAACAGTCTTACATATTTGAAACGCAAGAGCAATATCCCAAGAAAGTCTGTGCAGAAGTTTGGGGGGATAAGATTGATGGTTTTAATATCAAAAAAGGAGAAGAGTTAACTGCAAAAATAAATATTGATAGCAGAGAATTTAATGGTAAATGGTACACCAATGTGAAAATTTGGGCGGTAGATAGAGCTTCAGATGGAAATGTTGGGGGTGTTCCAAATGCACAAAATGAAAATATGCCACCGCAATCATCAGGAAGTGCAAGCAGCGGTCCTCAAGAAACTCCACCTCCTAGTGAGGATGATGAATTGCCTTTTTGA
- a CDS encoding DUF3817 domain-containing protein, whose protein sequence is MIKNLRILAILEGISYLLLGVTMPLKYMMAMPQPNYFVGMAHGVLFIGYCGLVLYIAIKRNWTLKLTLLSLAASLIPFGTFYADWKWFRKMEN, encoded by the coding sequence ATGATCAAAAATTTAAGAATTCTAGCAATTTTAGAAGGTATTTCCTATTTACTCCTTGGGGTAACAATGCCATTAAAATATATGATGGCAATGCCGCAGCCGAATTATTTTGTAGGTATGGCACATGGTGTTTTATTTATTGGCTACTGTGGATTAGTGTTATATATAGCAATCAAAAGAAATTGGACTTTGAAGCTTACACTTCTATCGCTTGCTGCTTCTTTAATCCCATTTGGTACATTCTATGCCGATTGGAAATGGTTCCGAAAGATGGAGAACTAA
- the lepB gene encoding signal peptidase I yields the protein MKIPFFNKKKKPAKPKSKVREWVDALVFAVIAATLIRWATLEAFVIPTPSMEGTLLVGDYLFVSKLHYGPRTPRTPLQLPLTHRRFYGTEDVPAYLDWIQLPQYRLPGFSEVKRNDAVVFNYPEELQYPLDLREYYIKRCVGLPGDKLQVKNAELYINDEKAYVPEDIQFSYFIKTDQTIRDRVFEEYNIWDKMYEPGYGYRVHAEPEEIEKMKSLPFVNEIIFSPTYKNGKILSTDSSDVDPATFPKTPETSWNKDFYGPIEVPKEGQTIPINHKNLQMYGDVLRYYEHLEDIQIKNDKLYIDGKEVNEYTFSQDYFFMMGDNRHNSWDSRFWGFVPKDHVVGKALFIWMSMDPNESFFNKIRWERLFSGIN from the coding sequence ATGAAAATTCCATTTTTCAATAAAAAGAAGAAGCCTGCCAAACCAAAATCTAAAGTTAGAGAATGGGTCGATGCCTTGGTATTTGCAGTAATAGCAGCCACCTTAATAAGATGGGCTACTTTAGAGGCTTTTGTGATCCCTACCCCTTCAATGGAAGGTACTTTATTGGTGGGAGACTACCTTTTTGTAAGTAAATTACATTACGGGCCGAGAACCCCTAGAACTCCTTTGCAACTTCCATTAACGCACCGAAGGTTCTACGGGACTGAAGATGTGCCAGCATATCTGGATTGGATTCAATTGCCACAGTACAGGTTACCAGGCTTTAGTGAAGTAAAAAGAAATGATGCAGTGGTTTTCAATTACCCAGAAGAACTTCAGTATCCGCTTGATTTAAGAGAATATTATATCAAAAGATGCGTAGGGCTACCTGGTGATAAATTGCAAGTCAAAAATGCAGAACTTTACATCAATGATGAAAAAGCCTATGTACCAGAAGATATTCAATTCAGTTATTTTATAAAAACTGACCAAACCATAAGGGATAGAGTTTTTGAGGAATATAATATTTGGGATAAAATGTATGAACCTGGTTATGGTTATAGAGTTCATGCAGAGCCTGAGGAGATTGAAAAAATGAAATCATTACCCTTTGTGAATGAAATCATCTTCTCTCCTACTTATAAAAACGGAAAAATATTAAGCACTGACAGCAGTGACGTTGATCCTGCTACTTTTCCTAAAACTCCTGAAACGAGCTGGAATAAAGATTTTTATGGCCCAATAGAAGTTCCTAAAGAAGGACAGACCATTCCAATTAATCACAAGAATTTACAGATGTATGGTGATGTCCTTCGCTATTATGAACATTTAGAAGACATTCAAATTAAGAATGACAAACTCTACATAGATGGCAAAGAAGTTAATGAGTATACCTTTTCTCAAGATTATTTCTTCATGATGGGTGACAACCGTCATAACTCTTGGGATAGTCGATTCTGGGGTTTTGTTCCTAAGGATCACGTGGTGGGTAAAGCATTGTTTATTTGGATGAGTATGGATCCAAATGAATCTTTCTTCAATAAAATCAGATGGGAACGTCTATTCTCAGGAATTAATTAA
- a CDS encoding D-2-hydroxyacid dehydrogenase, whose amino-acid sequence MPKKNILTYGHLADGFHAFITKEYPELNCLLASNKEEVEKLLPEANYVAGFNFLSKKDISHLEWIHSFGAGVDSFMKLDIPEHCTLTKTKGKMGQRMSEYCLTYILQDLNKTELYKINQASKTWDQVVPKSLSKQSVILFGTGNISTDIAQVLQPMVKNIVGVNTSGKNKEFFDVCLSIDKLDMGNLEANSIIINTLPATENTFDLFNKEFFSQLENILFINIGRGNSVNEEDLIEALDQKYLRQAILDVFKEEPLSQESPLWEHPQCIVTPHISGITLLEDVKQSFKLAYEAVKSGEDHKLLVDTEKGY is encoded by the coding sequence ATGCCAAAAAAGAACATTCTAACTTATGGACATTTAGCAGATGGATTTCACGCTTTTATAACAAAGGAATATCCGGAGCTTAATTGTTTGCTAGCTTCAAATAAAGAAGAAGTAGAGAAGTTGCTTCCTGAAGCTAATTATGTTGCAGGCTTTAACTTTCTTTCCAAAAAGGATATCAGTCATTTGGAATGGATTCATTCTTTTGGTGCTGGTGTTGACAGCTTTATGAAATTAGATATACCCGAGCATTGCACACTCACCAAAACAAAAGGCAAGATGGGGCAAAGAATGTCTGAATACTGCCTTACGTATATCTTACAAGATTTAAACAAAACTGAACTATACAAAATAAACCAAGCTTCTAAAACCTGGGATCAAGTTGTTCCTAAGTCTTTATCAAAGCAAAGTGTTATTCTCTTTGGAACAGGAAATATCAGTACCGATATAGCACAGGTTCTTCAACCCATGGTAAAAAATATTGTAGGCGTAAACACTAGCGGTAAAAACAAAGAGTTCTTTGACGTTTGCCTTTCCATTGACAAATTGGATATGGGTAATCTTGAAGCTAACTCTATAATAATCAATACGCTTCCTGCAACTGAAAACACTTTTGATTTATTCAATAAAGAATTTTTCTCCCAGCTTGAAAATATACTATTTATCAACATAGGAAGAGGGAACTCAGTCAATGAAGAGGATCTAATTGAAGCTTTAGACCAAAAATACCTCAGACAAGCTATTTTAGATGTATTCAAAGAGGAACCCTTGTCTCAAGAATCTCCTTTGTGGGAACATCCCCAGTGCATAGTAACTCCTCATATTTCAGGAATAACATTATTAGAAGACGTCAAACAAAGCTTTAAATTAGCTTATGAGGCCGTAAAATCTGGAGAAGACCATAAATTATTGGTTGATACTGAGAAAGGGTATTAA
- a CDS encoding ATP-binding cassette domain-containing protein, whose translation MSEEILKALTQLFGIITKQDGGATEKERNFVIGFFQQELDQDSIKEYLELYDKLVGWGEEPAEEEDGKAKKKKLTSVRDSVRTLAICKKINKTLTQKQKVVVLIKLLEMVSADKNFTPQRMEIIDTVSNVFNIVKDEFKLIESFVIKRESDDLEQFEDILSVNNDTPAEDSLHVHADIDGEILFLNVRSVDMYFVKYTGTEEINLNGFIMKTDSVYLFSHGSTIKTPKGAALYYSELIRKFLSDGEQVNLSFNAEDIVLQFPNGELGLRNVNVFEGPGELVGIMGASGAGKTTLLNVLAGIQAPTEGHIKINGLDLNEDNEELQGIIGYVSQDDLLIEELTVYQNLYYNAKLCFAKMSEEEIHKRVMDTLENLGLEARKDLRVGGVLDKTISGGQRKRLNIALELIREPAVMFVDEPTSGLSSRDSENVIDLLKELTLKGKLIFVVIHQPSSDIYKMFDKMIIMDTGGYQIFYGHPVEAVTYFKKTTNQVDADRGVCPTCGNVNPEQIFNIVEAKVVDEYGQLTNKRKINPSQWRDFYLENFDHKRVKDENEAPPSTLSIPNKLKQTVIFTIRDTLSKLSNKQYLLINLLEAPFLALLLAFIIKYRSAPSGEDYLFRFNDNLPAFLLMSIIVALFMGLTVSAEEIIRDRKILKRESFLNLSWNSYLLSKITILFTLSAIQTFTYVVIGVLVLEIRDATFSMWAILFTTSCFANVLGLNVSSAFKSAVTVYILIPLLLIPQMILSGLLFSFDKLNDFISTKGKVPVVADLMTSRWAYEALAVDMFKNNGYQEYFYEIESDEKTADFKSSFLTKKIREKLRVIENNMDSEKPEDQEEVNYALTVIYNALEKEPFKGNLKDEDLDKLLASEAISPDKIKKISTYVDQLRDHYITEFNLAVKKKETLQFHLENDSSYEFNLNEAKDLYYNESLADLVRNLTVEDRVIEFKGQLIQQIDPVFNKPAKPDNPLNYRTHFFAPEKYFAGAYIDTFYFNILVIWFMSLLLYVMLYFEFFGKVLRFFGNIKLKKSES comes from the coding sequence ATGAGTGAAGAGATACTCAAAGCCTTAACTCAATTATTTGGAATTATTACCAAGCAGGATGGGGGAGCCACTGAAAAGGAAAGGAATTTCGTTATTGGGTTCTTCCAACAGGAGCTGGATCAAGACTCTATAAAAGAGTATTTGGAGCTTTATGATAAATTAGTAGGCTGGGGAGAAGAACCAGCTGAGGAAGAAGATGGTAAAGCAAAAAAGAAAAAACTAACTTCAGTAAGAGATTCTGTAAGGACTCTTGCCATCTGTAAAAAGATTAATAAAACCCTTACCCAAAAGCAAAAAGTGGTTGTTTTAATCAAGCTTTTGGAAATGGTTTCCGCAGATAAAAACTTCACTCCGCAAAGGATGGAAATCATTGATACGGTTTCCAACGTCTTCAACATTGTAAAGGATGAATTTAAGCTTATTGAAAGCTTTGTTATTAAGAGAGAATCAGATGACTTAGAGCAATTTGAGGATATACTTTCTGTTAATAATGATACTCCCGCTGAAGACAGCCTTCATGTTCATGCTGATATAGATGGGGAAATACTTTTCCTCAATGTTCGAAGTGTGGATATGTATTTTGTTAAATATACTGGTACAGAAGAAATAAACCTAAATGGGTTTATTATGAAAACGGATAGTGTTTATTTGTTTTCTCATGGTAGTACTATTAAAACTCCAAAAGGTGCAGCCTTATATTATTCTGAATTAATAAGAAAATTTCTTTCTGATGGTGAACAGGTAAATCTTTCCTTTAATGCAGAGGATATTGTTTTGCAATTCCCGAATGGTGAATTAGGTTTAAGAAATGTAAACGTTTTTGAAGGTCCTGGAGAGTTAGTAGGTATAATGGGGGCTTCTGGTGCTGGTAAAACCACTTTGCTAAATGTTTTGGCAGGTATACAAGCTCCAACTGAAGGGCATATTAAAATTAATGGCCTTGATTTAAATGAAGATAATGAGGAGTTGCAAGGTATCATTGGGTATGTTTCTCAAGATGACCTCCTAATCGAAGAGCTCACGGTTTATCAAAACCTATATTATAACGCAAAATTATGTTTTGCGAAAATGTCCGAGGAGGAAATCCATAAAAGAGTGATGGATACTCTGGAAAACCTTGGTTTGGAGGCTAGAAAGGATTTAAGAGTAGGAGGTGTTTTAGATAAAACAATTTCAGGTGGACAAAGAAAGCGTTTGAACATTGCACTGGAATTAATCCGTGAACCAGCTGTAATGTTTGTGGATGAGCCTACTTCTGGATTGTCATCACGAGATTCCGAAAATGTAATAGATTTATTAAAAGAATTAACCTTAAAAGGAAAGTTAATATTTGTAGTAATCCATCAACCATCATCAGATATCTATAAAATGTTTGATAAGATGATTATTATGGATACTGGTGGATATCAGATATTTTATGGTCATCCTGTTGAGGCAGTAACTTATTTTAAGAAAACCACCAATCAGGTGGATGCTGACAGAGGAGTTTGTCCGACTTGTGGTAATGTAAACCCCGAGCAAATATTTAATATAGTTGAAGCTAAGGTAGTTGATGAATACGGTCAGTTAACAAACAAAAGAAAAATAAATCCAAGTCAATGGAGAGATTTCTATCTTGAAAACTTTGATCATAAAAGAGTCAAAGATGAGAATGAAGCACCGCCATCTACATTATCTATTCCTAATAAATTAAAACAAACTGTCATTTTTACTATTAGAGATACACTCTCTAAATTAAGTAATAAGCAGTATTTACTCATTAATTTATTAGAGGCTCCGTTCTTAGCTTTATTATTGGCGTTTATCATTAAGTATAGAAGCGCTCCATCTGGAGAGGATTACTTATTTAGGTTTAATGATAACCTTCCAGCTTTCTTATTAATGAGCATTATTGTAGCCCTATTTATGGGGCTTACTGTCAGTGCGGAAGAAATTATTAGAGATAGAAAAATTCTAAAGAGGGAGTCCTTTCTAAATCTAAGTTGGAATAGTTATTTACTGTCTAAAATCACAATTTTATTCACTTTATCAGCAATTCAAACATTCACTTATGTGGTAATAGGAGTCTTGGTATTGGAGATTCGCGATGCCACTTTTAGTATGTGGGCTATTTTATTTACCACCTCCTGTTTTGCTAATGTTTTGGGGCTGAATGTGAGTTCAGCGTTTAAATCAGCTGTAACAGTTTATATTCTAATACCATTATTGCTTATTCCTCAAATGATTTTAAGTGGTTTGTTATTTAGCTTTGATAAGTTAAATGATTTTATTAGTACTAAAGGTAAAGTCCCTGTAGTAGCCGATTTAATGACCTCAAGATGGGCATATGAGGCGCTGGCAGTAGATATGTTTAAGAATAATGGTTATCAGGAATATTTCTATGAAATAGAGTCAGATGAAAAAACAGCTGATTTTAAATCATCCTTTCTGACCAAGAAAATCAGGGAAAAACTAAGGGTGATTGAGAATAATATGGATTCCGAAAAACCAGAAGATCAGGAAGAGGTAAATTATGCCCTTACTGTTATTTACAATGCATTAGAAAAGGAACCGTTTAAAGGGAATTTGAAAGATGAGGATTTAGATAAATTATTAGCTTCTGAAGCTATAAGTCCAGATAAAATTAAGAAAATATCAACTTATGTTGATCAGCTTCGAGATCATTATATAACTGAATTTAATTTGGCTGTAAAAAAGAAGGAAACATTGCAGTTTCATCTGGAAAATGATTCTTCCTATGAATTTAACTTGAACGAAGCCAAAGATTTATATTATAATGAAAGTTTGGCGGATTTGGTCAGGAATTTAACAGTTGAAGATCGCGTTATAGAGTTTAAAGGACAGCTTATTCAGCAAATAGATCCAGTATTTAACAAACCGGCAAAGCCTGACAATCCATTAAATTACCGTACGCATTTCTTTGCTCCAGAAAAGTATTTTGCCGGAGCCTATATAGATACATTTTATTTTAATATACTTGTGATATGGTTTATGTCACTATTACTTTATGTGATGTTGTATTTCGAGTTTTTTGGCAAAGTATTAAGATTCTTCGGCAATATTAAATTGAAGAAAAGTGAATCTTAG